In the genome of Leucobacter luti, one region contains:
- a CDS encoding nucleoside deaminase, with amino-acid sequence MGLNDTDRTYLDLAIEQAQLGWDEGGVPIGAALIHHGPEGDRVLAVGRNRRVQDGSVIRHGETDCLERAGRLPASVYRECTLYTTLSPCTMCAGTAILYDIPRIVIGENQSFEASEEWLRSKGTELVIADDARCLALMQRMMDERPEIWAEDIGVETSELGTAAAGIEPRA; translated from the coding sequence ATGGGATTGAACGACACCGACCGCACGTACCTCGACCTCGCAATTGAGCAGGCGCAGCTCGGGTGGGACGAGGGCGGCGTTCCGATCGGCGCGGCGCTGATCCACCACGGACCGGAGGGGGACCGGGTGCTCGCGGTCGGGCGCAACCGCCGGGTGCAGGACGGCAGCGTGATCCGTCACGGTGAGACCGATTGCCTGGAACGCGCTGGCCGCCTCCCCGCGAGTGTCTATCGCGAGTGCACGCTGTACACGACGCTCTCTCCCTGCACGATGTGCGCGGGCACGGCGATCCTGTATGACATCCCCCGCATTGTGATCGGCGAGAACCAGAGTTTTGAGGCATCGGAAGAGTGGCTCCGCAGTAAGGGCACCGAGCTCGTTATTGCAGACGACGCGCGCTGTCTCGCGCTGATGCAGCGCATGATGGACGAGCGCCCCGAGATCTGGGCCGAGGACATCGGCGTGGAGACCAGCGAGCTCGGCACCGCGGCCGCTGGCATCGAGCCGCGCGCGTGA
- a CDS encoding tripartite tricarboxylate transporter TctB family protein: protein MMPSNNPTAMSAVVGEEILLAAGPGRRAELLKELIMPVLLAAFATYFVVGMITMRVPEGTAFPGPRFFPGLIAAGLYLFAILLGAAAVRNALRPRAAQSRTVGSDGDAFELLSAEHDAVRADDLAREGTELTADGTPVPGKAVGVDWRSLAWVVGSFLAFAMLLPYLGWIIAAALLFWCVSRAFGLQQPLAALIVGFTVSSLIYIAFDIMLGMSLPSGVLGWGF, encoded by the coding sequence ATGATGCCGTCCAACAATCCCACCGCGATGTCAGCGGTTGTGGGCGAGGAGATCCTGCTTGCTGCAGGCCCAGGCCGCCGCGCCGAGCTCCTGAAAGAGCTCATCATGCCGGTGCTGCTCGCGGCCTTCGCCACGTACTTCGTGGTCGGCATGATCACGATGCGCGTGCCGGAGGGCACCGCGTTTCCTGGGCCGCGGTTCTTTCCCGGCCTGATCGCGGCAGGACTGTACCTCTTTGCGATCCTGCTCGGGGCCGCCGCTGTGCGCAACGCGCTGCGCCCGCGCGCTGCGCAGTCGCGCACTGTCGGCTCCGATGGTGACGCATTCGAGCTCTTGTCCGCCGAGCACGATGCGGTGCGGGCGGATGATCTTGCGCGCGAGGGCACTGAGCTCACAGCCGACGGGACCCCGGTCCCAGGAAAGGCCGTTGGTGTTGATTGGCGCTCACTCGCCTGGGTCGTGGGGTCGTTCCTCGCCTTCGCGATGCTGCTCCCGTACCTCGGCTGGATCATCGCCGCTGCGCTCCTGTTCTGGTGTGTATCGCGTGCGTTCGGCCTGCAACAGCCGCTTGCTGCCCTCATCGTCGGATTCACGGTGAGCTCGCTCATTTACATCGCATTCGACATCATGCTCGGGATGTCCCTCCCGTCCGGTGTGCTCGGCTGGGGGTTCTGA
- a CDS encoding tripartite tricarboxylate transporter substrate binding protein: protein METPLSGAPQPPPQPERPAQKRTLSRVIGGTIAVLAIGVASFGSISSANAGQDIHSSLTLIAPAAAGGGWDTVAREMQQTQRANGLAANVQVVNMPGAGGTIALGNMSRLEGRANTLLVGGTGLLAATIQYGSDATLDDVTPLAVLFEEYDVIVVPADSPYETLSDLVAAWQENPGAVPWTGGGSFDQLVVTDLALAAGINPVDTTYISSDGGGEAVAALLNGTVQAAAGGYPDNIDQIQSGRLRALALVAEEPVPGIDIPTAREQGFDITLANWRMLAAPAGITGDEAGELTELIEDTLATPEWTSAVERYYWTEQVITGTDVAPFLAQEHTRITRLYEEMGQ from the coding sequence GTGGAGACACCTCTCTCGGGAGCGCCCCAGCCCCCGCCCCAACCGGAACGTCCAGCCCAAAAACGCACCCTGTCCCGGGTCATCGGCGGCACGATCGCGGTGCTCGCCATCGGGGTTGCCTCGTTCGGCTCAATCAGCTCGGCAAACGCGGGCCAAGACATCCACTCATCGCTCACGCTCATCGCCCCGGCCGCGGCGGGCGGAGGCTGGGACACCGTGGCACGAGAGATGCAGCAAACGCAGCGCGCGAATGGGCTCGCCGCAAACGTGCAGGTCGTGAACATGCCCGGAGCGGGCGGCACGATCGCACTCGGCAATATGTCGCGACTGGAGGGCCGTGCAAACACGCTGCTCGTCGGGGGCACCGGCCTGCTCGCTGCGACAATTCAGTACGGATCGGACGCGACGCTTGATGACGTCACCCCGCTCGCCGTGTTGTTCGAGGAATACGACGTGATCGTAGTGCCGGCTGACTCGCCGTACGAGACGCTCAGCGATCTCGTCGCCGCGTGGCAGGAGAACCCCGGCGCCGTACCGTGGACGGGAGGCGGATCGTTCGACCAACTCGTGGTCACGGATCTCGCGCTCGCCGCAGGAATCAATCCCGTCGACACGACGTACATCTCGTCTGACGGTGGAGGCGAGGCGGTCGCCGCTTTGCTCAACGGCACCGTGCAGGCGGCAGCCGGGGGCTACCCAGACAACATCGATCAGATCCAGTCCGGTCGTCTCCGCGCGCTCGCGCTTGTTGCTGAGGAACCGGTGCCAGGCATCGACATTCCCACTGCGCGCGAGCAGGGCTTCGACATTACGCTCGCCAATTGGCGGATGCTCGCTGCCCCCGCTGGCATCACCGGAGACGAGGCCGGTGAGCTCACCGAACTCATCGAGGACACCCTCGCGACGCCCGAGTGGACCTCGGCTGTGGAGCGCTACTACTGGACTGAACAGGTGATTACGGGCACGGACGTCGCGCCGTTCCTCGCGCAGGAGCACACGCGCATCACCCGCTTGTATGAGGAGATGGGGCAATGA
- a CDS encoding ATP-binding protein encodes MTSVLTSRGARLATLFLPTVIVVAAVTLTASIAFSVQERSIRDATGERVSDVALSLAELTQVRDVLALAHEDFPAAMAELQPLATVVERAAGVDYVVISDEEGIRVTHPTPAERGQALSTDNSEVLAGATFLGTETGTIGTTLRAKVPVRDDAGEVIGVLSVGILESRIAADAAQALNRLLPWVIGALVVGTLASSLIAALLERRFRRLDDAAREAAELRRSAAALREQSHEFHTRLHVVHGLVSHGDAEEALAYIAGITPVTSAGPEAALSDQPLLRATLDVLRAELGAHGARLDAEVAVTSEVDEEVTLVLANLCRNAGEAGATVVRCALIERDRRFSGEVADNGTGVDPADAERVFTRGVSSKRDPSGLGRGIGLDLVRRAVADRGGSVELGRADLGGARFRFDMAVR; translated from the coding sequence ATGACGAGCGTGTTGACTTCACGCGGCGCGCGCCTCGCGACACTGTTTCTGCCGACCGTGATCGTGGTCGCTGCCGTCACACTCACCGCGAGTATCGCATTCTCCGTGCAGGAGCGGAGCATTCGCGATGCAACCGGTGAACGGGTCTCAGATGTTGCGTTGAGCCTTGCTGAGCTGACTCAGGTGCGCGATGTCCTCGCGCTCGCACACGAGGATTTTCCCGCCGCGATGGCGGAGTTGCAGCCGCTGGCGACTGTGGTGGAGCGCGCCGCGGGCGTTGACTACGTCGTCATTTCAGACGAGGAGGGGATCCGCGTCACGCACCCCACTCCGGCTGAGCGCGGGCAGGCGCTCTCCACTGACAATTCAGAGGTGCTTGCAGGCGCGACGTTCCTCGGCACGGAGACGGGCACAATCGGCACCACGCTCAGGGCAAAGGTGCCTGTGCGGGACGACGCCGGCGAGGTCATTGGGGTGTTGTCGGTTGGCATTCTCGAGAGTCGGATCGCAGCGGACGCGGCACAAGCTCTGAACCGCTTGCTGCCGTGGGTGATCGGCGCACTCGTGGTGGGCACGCTGGCGAGCTCGCTGATCGCGGCGCTGCTGGAGCGCCGGTTCCGCCGGCTTGACGACGCCGCACGCGAGGCGGCCGAGCTGCGCCGCTCGGCCGCTGCCCTGCGCGAGCAGTCGCACGAGTTTCACACTCGACTGCATGTGGTGCACGGCCTCGTCTCCCACGGGGATGCCGAGGAGGCGCTCGCCTACATCGCAGGGATCACTCCGGTGACCTCGGCAGGCCCAGAAGCAGCCCTCAGCGATCAGCCTCTGCTCAGAGCAACACTCGATGTGCTCCGCGCCGAGCTCGGCGCGCACGGGGCCAGGCTGGATGCCGAGGTGGCGGTAACTTCTGAGGTCGACGAGGAGGTGACGCTCGTGCTCGCAAACCTCTGCCGGAACGCCGGTGAAGCTGGCGCAACGGTGGTGCGTTGCGCACTCATCGAACGGGACAGGCGGTTCTCCGGGGAGGTAGCGGACAATGGCACCGGCGTCGACCCCGCCGACGCGGAGCGCGTGTTTACACGCGGAGTATCGTCGAAGCGCGACCCCTCCGGTCTTGGTCGCGGCATCGGGCTCGATCTCGTGCGCCGCGCTGTCGCGGATCGCGGCGGCTCGGTCGAGCTCGGCCGGGCGGATCTCGGCGGCGCGCGATTTCGATTCGATATGGCGGTGCGGTGA
- a CDS encoding response regulator, which produces MRAVGGGAGPGSGAGAGAHPGDDSCSGPPESAAIHVLVVDDDAGARTLHSRFVGEAPGFTLVAAVGTGRAAVEHGLRGGVDLVLLDMRLPDISGVEVLHRLRTLGEHSPDVLVISSSQDRVTVRQALAGQVVGYLVKPFTSDALLARLATYRAEHLGRRGADTNPPGSSTREVPLAQGRLTGYSRRVASA; this is translated from the coding sequence ATGCGTGCTGTCGGGGGCGGTGCGGGGCCGGGCTCAGGAGCGGGAGCGGGAGCACACCCCGGCGACGACTCGTGCTCGGGCCCGCCCGAGTCTGCAGCAATTCACGTGCTCGTGGTTGATGATGACGCTGGTGCCCGCACACTGCACAGCCGATTCGTGGGCGAGGCGCCGGGCTTCACGCTGGTTGCAGCTGTTGGCACCGGGCGGGCCGCGGTAGAGCACGGGCTGCGCGGAGGCGTCGACCTGGTGCTGCTTGACATGCGACTGCCCGATATCAGCGGAGTTGAGGTCCTGCATCGGCTGCGCACACTTGGCGAGCACTCCCCCGATGTGCTCGTGATCAGTTCCTCGCAAGATCGCGTCACTGTGCGGCAGGCGCTCGCGGGTCAGGTCGTTGGGTACCTCGTGAAGCCGTTCACCTCCGACGCGCTGCTGGCGAGGCTGGCGACCTATCGCGCGGAGCACCTGGGACGTCGCGGCGCAGACACCAACCCTCCCGGATCCAGCACCCGTGAAGTGCCGCTGGCTCAGGGGAGATTGACCGGTTACTCTCGACGGGTCGCATCGGCGTGA
- a CDS encoding beta-propeller fold lactonase family protein: protein MRVLLGSYSVPSPWTATPLGHGAGIVGLASAAGVRSGGGSPTGARAGSTLTRTGVWAASEINPSFLALAADGAVWAVTEPEQGGELLRFAPGRGGWPSTVAPARVTTGADAPCHLALGSPNTTGGAGSGAAAPPAVVFVSHYHGGVVTAIVCDADGLPERVAETITLPERGSGWDRSASRSRPHSVLVLPGSEGFLVADCGRDLIALCTWDQAAETATLRDVLALAPGTGPRHLARHAASGTLYASNQERGGVTVFTRENGRLRVREQVPGPGRGRARPVPSEIAVHPDGSSVVLANRIDDSLTVYAIAKDGGLTERVTVDSCGGTPRHFAFTPDGAALLVAHQDSDELVVFRWEDGRPVDPSRTPVATPTAVLALSGN, encoded by the coding sequence GTGCGCGTACTACTCGGCTCCTACTCGGTTCCGTCGCCCTGGACAGCCACTCCTCTCGGCCACGGCGCTGGGATCGTCGGGCTAGCGAGCGCGGCCGGAGTCAGATCCGGCGGAGGCTCTCCCACAGGAGCCCGTGCGGGATCGACGCTCACCCGAACCGGCGTTTGGGCCGCATCGGAGATCAATCCGTCGTTCCTCGCGCTCGCCGCAGACGGCGCGGTGTGGGCGGTGACCGAGCCCGAACAGGGCGGTGAACTGCTCCGCTTTGCACCTGGCAGAGGCGGATGGCCAAGCACGGTAGCGCCAGCGCGGGTCACCACGGGGGCCGACGCCCCGTGTCACCTCGCCCTGGGGAGCCCGAACACCACAGGCGGTGCGGGATCCGGGGCAGCCGCCCCACCCGCTGTGGTCTTCGTGAGCCACTATCACGGCGGGGTCGTGACCGCGATCGTGTGCGACGCTGACGGTCTCCCCGAACGGGTCGCCGAGACGATCACGCTGCCGGAGCGCGGGTCCGGTTGGGACCGATCGGCCTCCCGCTCCCGTCCGCACTCCGTGCTCGTCTTGCCGGGGAGCGAGGGCTTCCTTGTCGCCGACTGCGGCCGTGACCTCATCGCACTGTGCACGTGGGATCAGGCCGCCGAGACGGCGACACTGCGTGATGTGCTCGCGCTTGCACCGGGTACGGGGCCGCGACACCTGGCTCGGCACGCGGCCTCCGGGACACTCTATGCGAGCAACCAAGAGCGCGGCGGGGTCACCGTGTTTACCCGTGAAAACGGACGACTGCGTGTTCGAGAGCAGGTGCCGGGTCCCGGCCGTGGACGCGCCCGTCCGGTGCCGTCGGAGATCGCGGTGCACCCGGACGGTAGCAGTGTCGTGCTCGCGAATCGAATCGATGACTCCCTCACGGTGTACGCAATCGCGAAAGATGGTGGGCTCACCGAACGCGTCACGGTCGACTCCTGTGGCGGAACACCACGCCACTTCGCGTTCACCCCAGACGGGGCTGCACTGCTTGTCGCGCATCAAGATTCCGACGAACTTGTGGTGTTCCGGTGGGAGGACGGACGCCCCGTGGACCCGAGCCGGACCCCCGTTGCAACGCCGACCGCGGTACTGGCCCTGAGCGGGAACTAG
- the lysE gene encoding L-lysine exporter codes for MIVPLLIGAGSGLSLIVAIGAQNAFVLRQGIRREHVLPVVLICGLTDALLETLGVVGIGYVIERAPLVLEIVRWGGVAFLLWYAWSAARRAMRPQVLVADGETESSLKKTILACLAITYLNPHVYLDTVVLMGSIGNAQGDPGKWWFAAGGAIASIAWFFVLGYGARALTRFFATPRSWQILDGVVAVVMLVIAARLVFGGIGV; via the coding sequence ATGATTGTTCCTCTGCTCATCGGGGCCGGCAGCGGCCTCTCCTTGATCGTCGCCATCGGTGCGCAAAACGCGTTCGTGCTGCGGCAAGGGATCCGGCGCGAACACGTGCTCCCTGTGGTGCTGATCTGCGGTCTCACGGATGCGCTGCTCGAAACACTGGGGGTCGTCGGGATCGGCTACGTGATCGAGCGCGCGCCTCTCGTGCTCGAGATCGTACGCTGGGGCGGCGTCGCTTTTCTGCTGTGGTACGCGTGGTCGGCTGCGCGGCGGGCCATGCGGCCACAGGTGCTCGTCGCGGATGGTGAGACGGAGAGCTCACTGAAGAAGACGATCCTTGCATGCCTCGCCATCACCTATCTCAACCCACATGTGTACCTCGACACCGTGGTGTTGATGGGATCGATCGGCAACGCGCAGGGCGATCCAGGGAAGTGGTGGTTCGCGGCAGGCGGTGCAATAGCGAGCATCGCTTGGTTCTTCGTGCTCGGCTACGGAGCTCGCGCCCTGACCCGGTTCTTTGCGACACCGCGGTCCTGGCAGATCCTTGACGGCGTTGTGGCCGTCGTGATGCTCGTGATCGCGGCGCGCCTGGTGTTCGGCGGGATCGGGGTCTAG
- a CDS encoding LysR family transcriptional regulator ArgP, with protein sequence MQHKNFFTGGCTMDLPVEHLATFTAVIDEGSFEGAARKLHVTPSAVSQRVRALEERAGSVLVQRTRPVSVTEAGAAVLRAARQIARITDDVGAELGTAPEAGSLIPIVVNADSLATWFVPALARAARETGARFEVLRADETISTEKLRRGAVMAALTSTSEPVPGCTSTRIGTDHYHAVASPSFAAEHFPCGLTAEALRRAPSVDFDRHDAFQQRFLRKITRAEVRPPRHFIPSSAEFAHAVELGMGWGMLPERQCTVPIAEGRMVDLAPGAAIELPLYWQRWKLRSPVLDALSQIIADEAGAALG encoded by the coding sequence ATGCAACATAAGAATTTCTTCACTGGAGGGTGCACGATGGATCTCCCGGTCGAACACCTCGCGACGTTCACTGCCGTGATCGACGAGGGCAGCTTCGAAGGGGCGGCGCGCAAGCTGCACGTGACCCCTTCAGCCGTGAGCCAGCGCGTGCGTGCACTGGAGGAACGCGCAGGATCCGTGCTCGTGCAACGCACCCGCCCGGTCAGCGTGACCGAGGCAGGGGCCGCCGTGCTCCGGGCGGCGCGGCAGATCGCAAGGATCACGGACGACGTGGGTGCTGAACTCGGCACCGCCCCAGAGGCCGGCTCGCTGATTCCGATCGTGGTGAACGCTGATTCACTCGCCACCTGGTTCGTCCCGGCCCTTGCTCGCGCGGCACGTGAAACGGGCGCACGCTTCGAGGTGTTGCGCGCGGACGAGACGATCTCGACTGAGAAGTTGCGCCGCGGAGCGGTCATGGCAGCGCTCACCTCAACCAGCGAGCCCGTTCCCGGGTGCACCTCCACTCGGATCGGCACCGATCACTATCACGCGGTCGCGAGCCCCTCCTTCGCCGCCGAGCACTTCCCCTGCGGGCTCACGGCTGAGGCACTCAGGCGCGCACCATCGGTCGACTTCGATCGCCATGACGCATTTCAGCAACGATTCCTCCGCAAGATCACGCGGGCAGAAGTGAGACCACCGCGCCACTTCATCCCGTCGTCAGCAGAGTTCGCCCACGCGGTCGAACTCGGCATGGGGTGGGGCATGCTGCCTGAACGACAGTGCACCGTGCCGATCGCGGAGGGGCGCATGGTCGATCTCGCACCCGGCGCTGCCATCGAACTCCCGCTCTACTGGCAGCGGTGGAAGCTCCGCTCCCCTGTGTTGGACGCGCTCTCGCAGATCATTGCAGACGAGGCCGGCGCTGCCCTGGGCTGA
- a CDS encoding ABC transporter ATP-binding protein produces MTLVQADQLHRVFRMGRGAEDVTAVNRVSFAIERGESLGLVGESGSGKSTIARILVGLERPDAGALTVGGQDQLARPRGRAARLARARAVQMVFQDPNGSLDRRLSVAETLVRAMRLHGIASTAAEARIRTLALLDRVGLTERHAAAKPHELSGGQRQRVAIARALAVEPELLVLDEAVSALDVSVQAQVLDLLSEIRRDTGVGYLFVSHDLAVVEEVCERVLVLYRGTVVEEGPTEQVLSAPQHAYTQLLISSTPGPGWDPERVVRDRITFTQAIALDAL; encoded by the coding sequence ATGACGCTCGTGCAGGCAGATCAGCTCCACCGCGTATTTCGGATGGGGCGCGGTGCAGAAGACGTGACCGCGGTGAACCGGGTGTCGTTCGCGATCGAGCGCGGGGAGTCGTTGGGGCTCGTCGGCGAGTCTGGCTCGGGCAAGTCCACGATCGCGCGCATCCTCGTCGGGCTGGAGCGGCCTGACGCGGGTGCGCTCACGGTCGGCGGACAGGATCAGCTCGCCCGTCCGCGGGGCCGTGCTGCGCGGCTGGCGCGCGCGAGGGCCGTGCAGATGGTGTTCCAGGATCCCAACGGCTCACTGGATCGCCGGCTCTCCGTAGCTGAGACGCTGGTACGGGCGATGCGGTTGCACGGGATCGCGAGCACCGCTGCTGAGGCGCGAATCCGCACGCTTGCATTGCTGGATCGCGTGGGGCTGACCGAGCGGCACGCCGCTGCGAAGCCGCACGAGCTTTCCGGTGGACAGCGGCAGCGCGTCGCCATCGCGCGGGCACTCGCCGTAGAACCTGAGCTGCTGGTGCTCGATGAGGCGGTCTCCGCGCTCGATGTGTCCGTACAGGCTCAGGTGCTCGATCTGCTGTCCGAGATTCGGCGCGATACCGGGGTTGGCTACCTGTTCGTGAGCCACGATCTCGCAGTGGTCGAGGAGGTCTGTGAGCGGGTGCTCGTGCTGTACCGCGGCACCGTGGTCGAGGAGGGGCCGACCGAGCAAGTGCTCAGCGCCCCGCAGCACGCGTACACGCAGTTGCTGATCTCCTCGACACCAGGGCCTGGCTGGGATCCCGAGCGTGTGGTTCGTGACAGGATCACGTTCACGCAGGCGATCGCGCTCGACGCGCTGTAA
- a CDS encoding ABC transporter ATP-binding protein, producing MLLELTDLHLSFSSPAGPVPVLRGISLAVGPGELVGLVGESGSGKSTTVRAALRLYGDEATLAGSAVIDGTEMIGAGPETLRRVRAADTALIQQDPRAALNPVRRIGDSLTERLVRVHGRPQGEANATVRELLAAVGLSQPERRMRQYPHELSGGMLQRVVIAGALSTQPKLILADEATSALDVTTQAEVIAIMQRQIRERGLGVLFITHDLHLAAAICDRVHVLQRGEIVESLAGQRLFEDAAHEYTRSLIDAAPTMTRRAQP from the coding sequence ATGCTGCTCGAACTCACTGACCTGCACCTCAGCTTCAGCTCCCCTGCGGGGCCAGTTCCCGTGCTGCGGGGGATCAGCCTGGCGGTCGGGCCGGGCGAACTCGTCGGCCTCGTCGGAGAGTCGGGCTCGGGCAAATCGACAACAGTGCGGGCCGCACTGCGGCTCTACGGTGATGAGGCAACGCTTGCCGGCAGCGCCGTGATCGACGGCACCGAAATGATCGGGGCTGGCCCTGAGACGCTCCGGCGGGTGCGTGCCGCAGACACCGCATTGATCCAACAGGATCCGCGTGCCGCGCTGAATCCGGTACGCAGGATCGGCGACTCGCTGACCGAACGGCTGGTGCGCGTGCACGGCCGTCCGCAGGGCGAGGCGAACGCGACCGTACGCGAGCTGCTTGCTGCAGTCGGTCTGTCGCAGCCCGAGCGGCGCATGCGGCAGTACCCGCACGAGCTCTCCGGCGGAATGCTGCAGCGCGTGGTGATCGCGGGTGCGCTCAGCACGCAGCCGAAGCTGATCCTGGCGGATGAGGCGACGAGCGCACTTGATGTCACCACGCAGGCCGAGGTGATCGCGATCATGCAGCGTCAGATCCGAGAGCGGGGGCTCGGAGTGCTGTTCATCACGCATGATCTGCACCTCGCCGCCGCGATCTGCGACCGGGTGCACGTGCTGCAGCGCGGCGAGATCGTGGAGTCGCTCGCCGGGCAGCGGCTGTTCGAAGACGCCGCGCACGAGTACACGCGCTCGCTTATTGACGCGGCGCCCACGATGACCAGGAGGGCACAGCCATGA
- a CDS encoding ABC transporter permease, with protein MTALLPPRLRKKPAKPTTPFGFWLAAGFLAIVILVALLAGWLAPYQQDEIDFTALWGSPSASHLLGTDQMGRDLLSRVMLGTADTLIGPVVLLLIATVLGITIGMLAAWRGGWVDTLLARVTDVMFAFPGLLFVVLVISVFGKGPVTAIVALALAYTPVIAKFVRSLALSEISKAYIDAYRTQGMSGLAICVRGVVPNLLPPLVGYLVVLFGEALMSIATLSFLGFGAQPPSSEWGLMVQEGQAGIVQGHFLPTLIPGAAIALVVIAVNVVGVRVADRLLARKEH; from the coding sequence ATGACCGCGCTGCTCCCACCCCGGCTTCGGAAGAAACCGGCGAAGCCAACAACTCCGTTCGGATTCTGGCTCGCCGCGGGCTTCCTCGCCATCGTGATCCTCGTTGCGCTGCTCGCCGGGTGGCTTGCTCCGTACCAGCAGGATGAGATCGACTTCACGGCGCTGTGGGGATCCCCCTCGGCCAGCCACTTGCTCGGCACTGACCAGATGGGCCGGGATCTGCTCTCCCGCGTGATGCTCGGCACCGCGGACACGCTGATCGGCCCGGTCGTGCTGCTCCTGATCGCGACGGTGCTCGGCATCACGATTGGCATGCTCGCCGCATGGCGCGGTGGCTGGGTCGATACCTTGCTCGCACGCGTCACCGACGTCATGTTCGCCTTCCCCGGCCTGCTCTTTGTCGTGCTCGTGATCTCGGTGTTCGGCAAAGGGCCCGTCACCGCGATCGTCGCGCTCGCCCTGGCGTACACCCCGGTGATTGCCAAGTTCGTGCGCAGCCTCGCGCTCAGCGAGATCTCGAAGGCGTACATCGATGCGTACCGCACCCAGGGGATGAGCGGCCTTGCCATCTGCGTGCGCGGCGTGGTGCCGAACCTGCTGCCGCCGCTCGTGGGCTATCTCGTCGTGTTGTTCGGCGAGGCGTTGATGAGTATCGCAACGCTGAGCTTCCTCGGCTTCGGCGCGCAGCCGCCCAGCTCGGAGTGGGGCCTGATGGTGCAGGAAGGGCAGGCCGGGATCGTGCAGGGCCATTTCCTGCCGACGCTGATCCCAGGCGCCGCGATCGCGCTTGTTGTCATCGCCGTCAACGTTGTTGGCGTGCGCGTTGCCGACCGCCTGCTGGCACGGAAGGAGCACTGA
- a CDS encoding ABC transporter permease produces MPHAIRKLAGMLVTLVIASFIIFAAMYAAPGDPVTFLIGNPENMTPERIASVRAQYHLDQPLLAQYWHWASGVLTGNFGESFKYHQPVADIMAARVPTTLSLVAYASVLLTVFGIGLGVLAAVRRRTAVDSLVVSGTTLAASIPSFVLGIALVALFSVQLRWFPVAGIGGPGFGERLFHLTLPALTLAITALAIVSRVTRQTMIEQFTSEHVEAARATGLRERFIVRDHVLRNAWGPIITMVALVIASMIAGTVAVETVFGLSGVGSLLVDAINTHDFPVVQAVLLFMVVAYMVVTTVVDLLLPVLDPRISGKVAPR; encoded by the coding sequence ATGCCGCACGCAATCCGAAAGCTCGCCGGCATGCTCGTCACGCTGGTGATCGCCTCCTTCATCATCTTCGCCGCAATGTATGCGGCACCAGGCGACCCCGTGACGTTCCTCATCGGGAACCCGGAGAATATGACCCCGGAGCGGATTGCGAGCGTCCGGGCCCAGTACCACCTGGATCAGCCGCTGCTGGCGCAGTACTGGCACTGGGCCTCCGGCGTGCTCACCGGCAACTTCGGTGAGTCGTTCAAATACCACCAGCCGGTCGCAGACATCATGGCGGCGCGTGTTCCCACAACGCTGTCGCTTGTGGCCTACGCGTCCGTCCTGCTGACCGTGTTCGGGATCGGCCTCGGCGTGCTCGCCGCGGTACGCCGCCGTACCGCGGTCGATTCTCTCGTGGTGAGCGGCACCACGCTCGCCGCGAGTATCCCGTCGTTTGTGCTCGGGATCGCACTCGTCGCCCTGTTCTCGGTGCAGCTGCGCTGGTTCCCGGTCGCCGGCATCGGCGGCCCAGGCTTCGGCGAACGGCTGTTCCACCTCACCCTGCCAGCGCTGACCCTCGCGATCACCGCACTTGCGATCGTCAGTCGCGTCACGCGTCAGACCATGATCGAGCAGTTCACCTCAGAACACGTCGAGGCTGCGCGGGCGACCGGGCTCCGCGAGCGCTTCATCGTGCGCGATCATGTGCTGCGGAACGCGTGGGGCCCGATCATCACGATGGTCGCCCTCGTCATCGCGTCGATGATCGCGGGCACCGTCGCCGTAGAGACCGTGTTCGGGCTCTCGGGCGTTGGGTCGCTGCTGGTCGACGCGATCAACACCCACGATTTCCCCGTGGTCCAGGCCGTGCTGCTGTTCATGGTGGTGGCCTACATGGTGGTCACCACAGTGGTCGACCTCCTCCTCCCCGTCCTTGATCCCCGAATCTCAGGGAAGGTGGCCCCCCGATGA